The sequence AAACGACGCATTCTCGTCTCCTGGAGCGGCACGTTGCTGCACGTAGCTGGAAAGCCCCATCCAATGCGCACGACCCTCGGGTCGCGGCAACCGCAATTTCTCCAAACGTTGACGGTCGATTGCCCCGAAAGCTTCACGGCCGTAGGATGCGCGCCCCCGTGAAGCTCTCCGCCGTACAGGGCCAGCCCCGCGCCATCCGCCAGCTCGAGGCGGCACTCCGCAACCGACGCGTCCACCACGCCTGGCTCTTCGCCGGTCCGCCTGGGGTGGGGAAGGAGATGGCTGCGCGCGCCTTCGCCGCCGCCCTCCTCTGCGCGGAGGGCGGCGAGGAACCTGCCGCGGAGGCCTGCGGCAGCTGCGACGCCTGCCAGCGGGTGGCCCGCGGCGTCCACCCCGACTTCGTGGTGGTGATGCCGGAGGCCGAGGCGGTCCACCGCAAGCTGCTCGCCCGCGAGGACCTGCCGAAGAGCCCGTCCCGGGACCTCAAGATCGACCAGATCCGCCAGGTGGAGTCACAGCTCGTCCACGCGCCGCTCGTGGGCAGGCGCCGGGTGGTGCTCCTGCTCCGGGCCGATTCGCTCAACGCCGCGGCGCAGAACGCCTTCCTGAAGACGCTGGAGGAGCCGCCGGAGGGGACGCACCTCGTCCTGGTCGCCGACGCGGCGGACGGGCTCTTGCCCACGATCCGCTCCCGCTGCGTGCGCGTGCCCTTCGTGCCCCTGCCGATCGACTTCGTCGCTGCCCGGGTCCGGGAGGAGAAGGGGGTCGACGAGGAGACCGCCCGGCTCTGCGCCGCCCTCGCCGGCGGCTCGCTGGGGGAGGCGCTCGCCGTCTCCGCCGATTCGCTGGCGGACCGGGTCCGGATCCTCGAGGCGCTCGAGGCCCTCGCCCCCACCGACCTCCGCCCGCTCCTCGGCCTCGCCGAGACGATCGCGGGCAGCGGCAGGGAGGCGACCGAGCTCCGCCTCGACGTGATCGCGCTCTTCTACCGGGACGTGGCCCTCGCCGCGGAAGGGCTCCCCGACGACGCCCTCGCCAACCGCGACCTGGCGCCCCTCGTCCGCAAGGCAGCAGCCCGCGGCGCCGAGCAGGCGCTGGGCAGGGTGCGCCTCGCTGGCAAGGCGAAGGACGCGCTCCGCCGCCACGCCAGCGCCCGCCTCGCGGTGGAGCA is a genomic window of Vulgatibacter sp. containing:
- the holB gene encoding DNA polymerase III subunit delta', yielding MKLSAVQGQPRAIRQLEAALRNRRVHHAWLFAGPPGVGKEMAARAFAAALLCAEGGEEPAAEACGSCDACQRVARGVHPDFVVVMPEAEAVHRKLLAREDLPKSPSRDLKIDQIRQVESQLVHAPLVGRRRVVLLLRADSLNAAAQNAFLKTLEEPPEGTHLVLVADAADGLLPTIRSRCVRVPFVPLPIDFVAARVREEKGVDEETARLCAALAGGSLGEALAVSADSLADRVRILEALEALAPTDLRPLLGLAETIAGSGREATELRLDVIALFYRDVALAAEGLPDDALANRDLAPLVRKAAARGAEQALGRVRLAGKAKDALRRHASARLAVEQMLLAMIVPEEIS